A single genomic interval of Dromiciops gliroides isolate mDroGli1 chromosome 1, mDroGli1.pri, whole genome shotgun sequence harbors:
- the LOC122735454 gene encoding interferon tau-2-like, whose translation MKSWSLLPVALVLLCSSTLCSLACDLTQGMREDFSLLNQMSTFSLVPCLKDRTNFSFPKEAMQGTQLQRENTTVMVHEMLQQIFTLFSLNATPAAWNQTHLTQLLSGLDQQMGQLERCLRQDVEWEEASLGRENPSLALKSYFQGISQYLKGKEYSRCAWEIVRVEIRRVFLFMNKLTGKLRD comes from the coding sequence ATGAAGTCCTGGAGCCTTTTGCCAGTTGCCCTGGTGCTGCTCTGCTCCAGCACCCTCTGCTCCCTGGCCTGTGACCTGACTCAGGGCATGCGGGAAGACTTCTCACTTCTGAACCAAATGAGCACATTTTCCCTAGTGCCATGTCTGAAGGACAGGACCAACTTCAGCTTCCCAAAGGAAGCCATGCAGGGCACCCAGCTCCAGAGGGAAAATACCACAGTTATGGTTCATGAGATGCTCCAGCAGATCTTTACCCTCTTCAGCCTGAATGCCACTCCTGCTGCTTGGAATCAGACCCACCTCACACAACTGCTCAGTGGACTGGATCAGCAGATGGGACAACTGGAGAGGTGTCTTAGACAGGATGTAGAGTGGGAAGAGGCTTCCTTGGGAAGGGAGAACCCCAGCCTGGCCCTGAAGAGCTACTTCCAAGGAATAAGCCAGTACCTGAAGGGCAAAGAATACAGCCGCTGTGCCTGGGAGATTGTGCGGGTAGAGATCAGAAGGGTCTTTCTCTTCATGAACAAACTCACAGGGAAACTCAGGGattga